One stretch of Sporohalobacter salinus DNA includes these proteins:
- a CDS encoding TDT family transporter — MINIFEQAPIPIAGLMLGLAGLGNLIRPYGSQYRYIAGILSTLIAVLLVIRFLIDRENFLKELENSIVASVAPTFSMGIMILASYIIKFSFPLALYIWYGGIILHGLLIISFSSRFILNFDIKKVFPSYFIVYVGIVVASVTAPAFNHILLGQLIFWFGFIAYMILLPIISYRVFGIREIKDPALPTISIFTAPAGLCLAGYMSAFPEKNLLLVGWLTVLTLIMAIGVVIYLPRMLKVGFYPSFSAFTFPFVITAIGLKLTTKFLGEQFGNPLLGYFARIMEGLSVILVLFVLFKYLGYFYRNWNRQQSQETEVA; from the coding sequence GTGATTAATATTTTTGAACAAGCTCCGATTCCAATAGCAGGTTTGATGCTTGGACTGGCTGGTTTAGGGAATTTAATTCGTCCTTATGGTAGTCAATATCGATATATAGCTGGAATATTATCTACACTAATAGCTGTGCTTTTAGTCATACGATTTCTTATTGATCGTGAAAATTTTTTAAAGGAGTTGGAAAATTCTATAGTAGCAAGTGTAGCTCCTACCTTTTCTATGGGAATTATGATTTTAGCTAGTTATATTATTAAGTTTTCTTTTCCGTTGGCTTTGTATATCTGGTATGGTGGGATTATTCTCCATGGTTTGTTGATTATATCATTTTCTAGTCGTTTTATTTTGAATTTTGATATTAAGAAAGTATTTCCTAGTTATTTTATAGTTTACGTGGGGATAGTGGTGGCTAGTGTAACTGCTCCAGCTTTTAATCATATCCTGTTGGGACAATTAATTTTCTGGTTTGGATTTATTGCTTATATGATTTTGCTTCCAATAATTAGTTATCGGGTTTTTGGGATTAGAGAGATTAAAGATCCAGCATTACCTACTATTTCTATATTTACAGCTCCTGCAGGGCTTTGTTTAGCTGGATATATGAGTGCATTTCCAGAAAAAAATTTATTATTGGTAGGTTGGCTAACAGTATTGACCTTGATAATGGCAATAGGAGTTGTTATTTATCTTCCTAGAATGCTTAAAGTTGGATTTTATCCTAGTTTTTCTGCTTTTACTTTCCCCTTTGTTATAACGGCAATAGGTTTAAAATTAACTACAAAATTTTTAGGAGAGCAGTTTGGTAATCCTTTACTTGGTTATTTTGCTCGGATAATGGAAGGTTTATCAGTTATTTTAGTGTTATTTGTTTTATTTAAATACTTAGGTTATTTTTATCGAAATTGGAATCGACAACAGAGTCAGGAAACAGAAGTAGCTTAA
- a CDS encoding glycosyltransferase family 4 protein: MKKILHILSQRPEKTGSGIFLQNIFKEAAKKDYKQAAVAGVPKNLERVDLGVIDKEDFYPVKFETERIPFAVVGMSNVMPYKSERYMDLTDEMLKKWKLGFKEQITKAIEEFKPDLILSHHLWILTSFLQEFITDIPIKAICHGTGLRQLKQTERFADYVTAGCRKADTIFALHDQQKEKISQLYEIDPEKIIVIGSGYDSDIFYTPNNNYIDDLIRIVYAGKLSYSKGIKSLIRAYNKLNFARDKLELVLVGNGSGKEVEEIKRMAQNSRFKVSLTGAVPQAKVGDIFRQADIFCLPSFYEGLPLVLIEALASGLRVVTTNLQGVKEWIGNKINNSGAIEYVKLPSLKEPGVPIEDDLVEFEMRLQKALEKQINNLEADDYLENQDLIKAIKRMSWTGVLERMEEHF, translated from the coding sequence ATGAAGAAAATACTCCACATATTATCTCAAAGGCCTGAAAAAACTGGCAGTGGAATCTTTTTGCAGAATATATTTAAAGAAGCTGCTAAAAAAGACTATAAACAGGCAGCTGTTGCTGGAGTACCTAAGAATTTAGAGAGGGTGGATTTAGGTGTTATAGATAAAGAAGATTTTTATCCAGTGAAATTTGAAACAGAAAGGATTCCTTTTGCTGTCGTAGGGATGAGTAATGTCATGCCTTATAAGAGTGAAAGATATATGGATTTGACAGATGAGATGCTTAAAAAGTGGAAACTAGGATTTAAGGAACAGATAACTAAAGCAATTGAAGAATTTAAGCCTGACTTAATTTTGTCGCACCATTTGTGGATTTTAACTTCTTTTTTGCAAGAATTTATTACTGATATTCCCATCAAAGCTATTTGTCATGGGACAGGATTAAGGCAGCTAAAACAGACTGAAAGATTTGCTGATTATGTAACTGCCGGATGTAGAAAAGCAGATACTATTTTTGCTCTTCATGATCAGCAGAAGGAAAAAATTAGTCAACTTTATGAAATTGATCCAGAAAAGATTATAGTTATAGGGAGCGGTTATGATTCTGATATTTTTTATACCCCCAATAACAATTATATTGATGATTTGATAAGAATTGTTTATGCGGGCAAGTTAAGTTATTCGAAAGGTATCAAATCTTTAATTAGGGCTTATAATAAATTGAACTTTGCTAGAGATAAATTAGAACTTGTTTTAGTAGGTAATGGCAGTGGAAAAGAAGTAGAGGAAATTAAGAGGATGGCTCAAAATAGCAGATTTAAAGTTAGTTTGACAGGAGCTGTTCCGCAAGCTAAAGTTGGAGATATTTTTAGACAAGCAGATATTTTCTGTTTACCTTCTTTTTATGAAGGGCTACCTTTGGTATTAATCGAAGCATTGGCTTCTGGATTAAGGGTGGTAACTACTAACTTGCAGGGAGTGAAGGAATGGATTGGTAATAAAATAAATAATAGTGGTGCTATAGAGTATGTAAAGTTACCTTCATTAAAAGAACCAGGAGTTCCTATTGAAGATGATTTAGTAGAATTTGAAATGAGACTACAAAAAGCCTTAGAAAAGCAGATTAATAATTTGGAAGCTGATGATTATTTAGAGAATCAGGACTTAATTAAAGCTATTAAAAGAATGTCTTGGACAGGAGTATTAGAGCGAATGGAAGAACATTTTTAG